One window of the Vigna radiata var. radiata cultivar VC1973A chromosome 1, Vradiata_ver6, whole genome shotgun sequence genome contains the following:
- the LOC106758856 gene encoding laccase-14-like: MIISQNHSVLLLILTFLVISKSQGNVHYYDFVLKEKNFTRLGSTKSILTVNDSFPGPTIRVHGDTAFVTVHNQGRYGVTIHWHGVRQPRDPWSDGPENITQCPIPPGTSFTQKVAFTLEEGTLWWHAHSSWTRATVHGAIVILPAYGIYPFPEPAGQHILIIGEWYKGDVMQIANVAGATGARPSASDAYTINGQPGDFYNFSKENTHRFLVDHGKTYLFRIINAAMNEEMFFGVANHSLILVGIDGSYTKPFNTSFIMITPGQTMDVLVSTNQPKGLYYIAASPFSDGNNRDENSPTTAILEYSENFKPSPSSIPMPVLHTVNDSGTVFNFTRSLRGLASQDHPANVPLNVTRRIYMTVSLNELPCQNPNGTCLGPNGNRSASSLNNISFQIPQIDILQAYYWNISGVFSEDFPDQPPFFYNFTGDTGSNTLIPSTGTRVLMFDYNEVVELVWQGTSVVAAVSHAMHLHGFSFFVVGVGKGNFNNVTDPKSYNLIDPPEINTVCLPENGWLAMRFVANNPGVWYMHCHLERHASSGMDTVLIVRDGYTTQTSMVPPPKYMPPCS, from the exons ATGATCATCTCACAGAATCATAGTGTCCTACTTCTTattttgacttttctggttATCTCCAAGAGCCAAGGCAACGTtcattattatgattttgtt CTGAAGGAAAAGAATTTCACGAGATTGGGCAGCACAAAAAGCATACTGACAGTAAATGATAGTTTTCCAGGACCAACCATTCGTGTTCACGGAGATACAGCTTTTGTCACTGTCCATAATCAAGGAAGATATGGGGTCACTATTCACTG GCATGGTGTGAGGCAACCAAGGGATCCTTGGTCAGATGGACCTGAGAACATAACACAGTGCCCTATTCCACCAGGAACAAGTTTCACTCAGAAGGTGGCCTTTACATTGGAAGAAGGAACTCTTTGGTGGCATGCACACAGTAGTTGGACACGTGCCACTGTCCATGGGGCCATTGTCATTTTACCAGCATATGGAATATATCCTTTTCCTGAACCTGCTGGACAACACATTCTTATCATTG GTGAGTGGTACAAAGGAGATGTGATGCAAATTGCAAATGTAGCCGGGGCAACTGGTGCAAGGCCCAGTGCATCAGATGCTTACACAATCAATGGCCAACCTGGTGACTTCTACAATTTCTCAAAAG aGAACACCCATCGCTTTTTAGTTGATCATGGAAAGACATATCTTTTCCGCATAATAAATGCAGCAATGAACGAAGAGATGTTCTTTGGGGTTGCTAATCACAGCCTTATACTTGTAGGCATTGATGGTTCCTACACAAAGCCCTTCAACACCAGTTTCATCATGATAACCCCAGGACAAACAATGGATGTGTTGGTCTCAACAAACCAGCCAAAGGGTCTTTATTACATTGCTGCTAGTCCTTTCTCTGATGGCAATAATAGGGATGAGAATTCTCCAACAACAGCTATTCTTGAGTACAGTGAGAATTTTAAACCATCACCATCATCCATTCCCATGCCTGTGCTTCATACAGTGAATGACTCAGGAACAGTATTCAATTTTACGAGGAGCTTGAGGGGTTTGGCAAGCCAAGATCACCCTGCTAATGTGCCATTAAATGTGACAAGAAGAATTTATATGACAGTATCCTTGAATGAACTACCTTGTCAAAACCCAAATGGAACTTGTTTGGGACCTAACGGAAATAGATCAGCTTCAAGCTTAAACAATATAAGTTTTCAGATCCCACAGATTGATATTCTACAGGCATACTACTg GAACATATCAGGAGTTTTCAGTGAAGACTTTCCGGATCAACCACCTTTCTTTTACAACTTCACAGGAGATACAGGAAGCAATACATTGATCCCAAGCACAGGAACAAGGGTGCTAATGTTTGACTATAATGAGGTTGTTGAACTTGTGTGGCAGGGAACCAGTGTTGTCGCTGCAGTGAGTCATGCCATGCACCTTCATGGTTTTAGCTTCTTTGTTGTGGGTGTGGGAAAAGGAAATTTCAACAACGTGACAGACCCAAAATCTTACAATTTAATTGATCCACCAGAAATTAATACCGTTTGTCTTCCTGAGAATGGATGGCTTGCAATGAGATTTGTTGCGAATAATCCTG GTGTTTGGTACATGCACTGTCATCTTGAGAGGCACGCTAGTTCGGGTATGGATACTGTGCTCATAGTAAGAGATGGATATACCACGCAAACAAGTATGGTTCCACCACCTAAATACATGCCACCTTGTTCTTAA
- the LOC106770222 gene encoding UDP-glycosyltransferase 74G1 yields MEERKKYVAHCLVLPYPAQGHINPMLEFSKRLIQRGVKVTLVTVVSNWKVVSRKNFTSIEVESISDGYDEGGLAAAESLEVYLETFRRVGAQTLAELLQKLAGSSHPPDCVIYDGFMPWALDVAKNFGLLAAAFFTQSCTTNTIYLHTYNKLLELPLTQTGYLLPGLPKLEAEDLPSFLNRYGTYPGYFYVVVNQVSNIDKADWVLANTFYELEQEVVDWLFKIWPLKTIGPTLPSMYLDKRLQDDKNYGIEMYVPKSEACIKWLDDKPKGSVVYVSFGSFAGPNVEQAEELASGLRDSGSYFIWVIRDSEQEQLPKGFLDTAEKGIIVNWCPQLQVLTHEALGCFITHCGWNSTLEALSLGVPVIAMPLWTDQITNAKLIKDVWKIGVKAVADEKDIVRKETITHCIKEILETEKGNEIKKNSIKWKNLAKSSVDEGGSSDKNTAEFVDELVHRRAALN; encoded by the exons ATGGAGGAGAGGAAAAAGTATGTGGCTCACTGTCTTGTTCTACCTTATCCTGCACAAGGACACATAAATCCTATGCTTGAGTTTTCAAAACGTTTGATTCAGAGAGGAGTGAAGGTCACACTGGTAACTGTCGTGTCCAACTGGAAGGTCGTTAGCAGAAAAAACTTCACTTCTATAGAAGTTGAGAGCATATCAGATGGCTATGATGAAGGAGGCCTTGCAGCAGCAGAGAGCCTTGAGGTTTATCTTGAAACCTTCCGCAGGGTTGGAGCACAAACTCTCGCTGAGCTTCTTCAGAAGCTTGCAGGATCAAGCCACCCTCCAGATTGTGTAATCTATGATGGTTTCATGCCTTGGGCTCTTGATGTTGCAAAGAACTTTGGGCTACTTGCTGCTGCTTTCTTCACTCAGAGTTGCACAACAAACACCATATACTTGCATACTTATAACAAATTGCTGGAACTGCCTCTTACACAGACAGGGTATTTGTTGCCGGGGTTGCCAAAACTTGAAGCTGAGGACTTGCCATCATTCTTGAACAGATATGGTACCTATCCAGGTTATTTTTATGTAGTTGTGAACCAAGTTTCCAATATCGACAAAGCAGATTGGGTTCTTGCAAACACATTTTATGAACTGGAGCAAGAG GTTGTGGACTGGCTGTTCAAGATTTGGCCATTAAAGACAATAGGACCAACCTTGCCATCTATGTACTTGGACAAAAGACTCCAAGATGACAAGAACTATGGTATTGAAATGTATGTTCCAAAGTCAGAAGCTTGCATCAAATGGCTTGATGATAAACCAAAAGGGTCAGTTGTGTATGTTTCTTTTGGGAGCTTCGCAGGGCCGAATGTGGAGCAAGCTGAGGAACTAGCTTCTGGTTTAAGAGATAGTGGAAGTTATTTCATATGGGTGATTAGAGACTCTGAGCAAGAACAGCTTCCAAAGGGGTTTCTTGACACAGCAGAGAAAGGTATAATAGTCAATTGGTGTCCCCAACTGCAAGTCTTGACACATGAGGCTTTGGGGTGTTTTATCACACACTGTGGTTGGAACTCCACATTGGAAGCTTTGAGCTTAGGAGTTCCAGTGATTGCAATGCCACTGTGGACTGATCAGATCACAAATGCAAAACTTATTAAAGATGTGTGGAAAATTGGAGTCAAAGCTGTTGCTGATGAGAAAGATATAGTTAGAAAAGAAACTATCACACATTGCATAAAGGAAATATTGGAGActgaaaaaggaaatgaaataaagaaaaattccaTCAAGTGGAAGAATCTGGCCAAGAGTAGTGTTGATGAGGGAGGAAGTTCCGATAAAAATACTGCAGAATTTGTGGATGAATTGGTTCATCGCCGTGCTGCATTAAATTAA